From Aspergillus fumigatus Af293 chromosome 5, whole genome shotgun sequence, a single genomic window includes:
- a CDS encoding carbon-nitrogen hydrolase family protein — translation MLNPTTYPNGRSLQLPLKDKPIKYFIRSWPPQAGSNAWIHQDLAIEENHTRACNYIREAASQGAELAVLPEYHLNGWAPDDPLWAEQAGEYKKYLSAYQALAKELHICLVPGSIVERHETEADGKEGFNLYNTAYFISNDGSILGSYQKKNIWHPERPHLTSSGEAPHEVFDTPIGKVGLLICWDLAFPEAFRELIASGAEVVIIPTFYHQGTCHDASPEALSYNPDSEALFLESTLTSRCFENTCAIVFVNAAGADEKFLGMSRVTLPIVGPVGKMGREEGVLVVDMDMGLLKIAEENYRVREDMAKEGWHYVYRHSTTR, via the exons ATGCTCAACCCCACAACTTACCCCAACGGCCGGAGTCTCCAACTTCCCTTAAAAGACAAGCCCATCAAGT ATTTTATCCGCTCGTGGCCTCCTCAAGCTGGATCTAACGCTTGGATTCATCAGGACCTCGCGATTGAAGAGAACCACACTAGAGCATGCAATTATATTCGAGAAGCGGCCTCCCAAGGCGCCGAGCTAGCCGTCCTACCAGA ATATCATCTCAACGGCTGGGCTCCGGATGACCCCCTCTGGGCCGAGCAGGCAGGCGAGTATAAGAAGTACCTATCTGCCTACCAGGCCCTCGCAAAGGAGCTCCATATCTGCCTCGTGCCGGGAAGCATCGTCGAAAGGCACGAGACCGAAGCCGACGGGAAAGAAGGATTCAACCTCTACAACACCGCATACTTCATCTCCAACGACGGCAGCATCCTCGGCTCCTACCAAAAGAAGAACATTTGGCATCCCGAGCGACCTCACCTCACCTCATCCGGCGAAGCGCCGCACGAGGTATTCGACACGCCCATCGGGAAAGTCGGGCTGCTGATATGCTGGGATCTGGCGTTCCCGGAGGCATTCCGAGAACTGATTGCGAGCGGGGCGGAAGTGGTGATTATTCCTACGTTTT ACCACCAAGGGACTTGCCACGATGCGTCACCCGAGGCACTATCATACAACCCCGACTCGGAAGCGCTCTTCCTCGAGTCGACGCTGACGTCTCGCTGCTTCGAGAATACCTGCGCAATTGTCTTCGTGAATGCTGCGGGTGCCGATGAGAAGTTCCTCGGTATGTCCCGCGTCACGCTCCCCATTGTCGGGCCCGTGGGTAAGATGGGGAGGGAAGAAGGCGTGCTGGTggtggatatggatatggggctgctgaagattgCCGAGGAGAATTACCGGGTCCGCGAGGACATGGCCAAGGAAGGCTGGCATTATGTCTACCGCCATAGTACTACCAGATAG